A genomic stretch from Myripristis murdjan chromosome 12, fMyrMur1.1, whole genome shotgun sequence includes:
- the trappc13 gene encoding trafficking protein particle complex subunit 13 isoform X2 has product MDVNQAKQEHLLALKVMRLTKPTLFTNMPVTCEDRDLPGDLFSQLMREDPSTIKGAEALMLGEMLTLPQNFGNIFLGETFSSYISVHNDSNQVVKDILVKADLQTSSQRLNLSASNSAVTELKPECCIDDVIHHEVKEIGTHILVCAVSYTTQYGEKLYFRKFFKFQVLKPLDVKTKFYNAETDEVFLEAQIQNITTSPMFMEKVSLEPSMMYNVTELNTVASGDLGESTFGKMSYLQPLDTRQYLYCLKPKPEFAEKAGIIKGVTVIGKLDIVWKTNLGERGRLQTSQLQRMAPGYGDIRLSLEMIPDTVNLEEPFDIICKITNCSERTMDLVLEMCNTRSVHWCGVSGRQLGKVSPSAFLTLPLKLLSSVQGLQSISGLRLTDTFLKRTYEYDDIAQVCVVCPYMGNEC; this is encoded by the exons ATGGATGTAAATCAGGCGAAACAGGAGCATCTACTTGCATTAAAGG tGATGCGGTTAACAAAACCGACTCTCTTCACAAACATGCCAGTGACATGTGAAGACAGAGATCTCCCAG GGGATTTGTTCAGCCAACTTATGAGGGAAGACCCATCCACCATTAAAGGAGCGGAGGCATTAATGCTTGGAGAGATGCTTACCTTACCACAGAACTTTGG AAATATATTTCTCGGTGAGACCTTCTCCAGTTACATAAGTGTGCATAACGACAGCAACCAGGTGGTGAAAGACATTCTCGTGAAG GCCGACCTGCAGACCAGCTCACAGAGGCTCAACCTCTCGGCGTCAAACTCTGCAGTAACTGAGCTCAAACCGGAGTGCTGCATCGACGATGTTATCCACCATGAAGTCAAAGAAATTGGAACTCATAT CTTAGTTTGTGCAGTCAGTTATACCACTCAGTATGGGGAGAAACTCTATTTTAGAAAGTTCTTCAAATTCCAG GTCTTGAAGCCGCTGGATGTGAAAACAAAGTTCTACAATGCAGAG ACTGATGAGGTGTTTTTGGAGGCTCAGATCCAGAACATCACGACCTCGCCGATGTTCATGGAGAAGGTCTCTCTAGAGCCCTCCATGATGTACAATGTGACAGAGCTCAACACAGTGGCATCTGGAGATCTAGG AGAATCTACATTTGGGAAAATGTCCTATTTGCAGCCCTTGGACACACGGCAATACCTGTATTGCCTGAAGCCCAAGCCTGAGTTTGCTGAGAAGGCTGGCATTATAAAAGGTGTGACGGTGATTGGCAAGCTCGACATTGTGTGGAAGACCAATctaggagagagggggaggctGCAGACCAGCCAGCTGCAAAGAATG GCTCCTGGGTACGGAGATATCAGGCTGTCGTTGGAGATGATTCCTGATACTGTGAACCTTGAAGAACCGTTTGACATCATCTGTAAAATAACCAACTGCAG tgagAGAACCATGGACCTGGTGCTGGAGATGTGCAACACAAGGTCGGTCCACTGGTGCGGTGTGTCAGGGAGACAGCTGGGCAAAGTCAGTCCTAGTGCCTTCCTCACGCTGCCACTCAAACTCCTGTCGTCCGTCCAGGGTTTGCAG AGTATTTCTGGATTAAGGCTCACAGACACATTTCTGAAGAGGACTTATGAATATGACGACATTGCTCAAGTCTGTGTTGTCTGCCCATATATGGGCAACGAGTGCTAG
- the trappc13 gene encoding trafficking protein particle complex subunit 13 isoform X1, which produces MDVNQAKQEHLLALKVMRLTKPTLFTNMPVTCEDRDLPGDLFSQLMREDPSTIKGAEALMLGEMLTLPQNFGNIFLGETFSSYISVHNDSNQVVKDILVKADLQTSSQRLNLSASNSAVTELKPECCIDDVIHHEVKEIGTHILVCAVSYTTQYGEKLYFRKFFKFQVLKPLDVKTKFYNAESDLSSVTDEVFLEAQIQNITTSPMFMEKVSLEPSMMYNVTELNTVASGDLGESTFGKMSYLQPLDTRQYLYCLKPKPEFAEKAGIIKGVTVIGKLDIVWKTNLGERGRLQTSQLQRMAPGYGDIRLSLEMIPDTVNLEEPFDIICKITNCSERTMDLVLEMCNTRSVHWCGVSGRQLGKVSPSAFLTLPLKLLSSVQGLQSISGLRLTDTFLKRTYEYDDIAQVCVVCPYMGNEC; this is translated from the exons ATGGATGTAAATCAGGCGAAACAGGAGCATCTACTTGCATTAAAGG tGATGCGGTTAACAAAACCGACTCTCTTCACAAACATGCCAGTGACATGTGAAGACAGAGATCTCCCAG GGGATTTGTTCAGCCAACTTATGAGGGAAGACCCATCCACCATTAAAGGAGCGGAGGCATTAATGCTTGGAGAGATGCTTACCTTACCACAGAACTTTGG AAATATATTTCTCGGTGAGACCTTCTCCAGTTACATAAGTGTGCATAACGACAGCAACCAGGTGGTGAAAGACATTCTCGTGAAG GCCGACCTGCAGACCAGCTCACAGAGGCTCAACCTCTCGGCGTCAAACTCTGCAGTAACTGAGCTCAAACCGGAGTGCTGCATCGACGATGTTATCCACCATGAAGTCAAAGAAATTGGAACTCATAT CTTAGTTTGTGCAGTCAGTTATACCACTCAGTATGGGGAGAAACTCTATTTTAGAAAGTTCTTCAAATTCCAG GTCTTGAAGCCGCTGGATGTGAAAACAAAGTTCTACAATGCAGAG AGTGACCTCAGTTCTGTG ACTGATGAGGTGTTTTTGGAGGCTCAGATCCAGAACATCACGACCTCGCCGATGTTCATGGAGAAGGTCTCTCTAGAGCCCTCCATGATGTACAATGTGACAGAGCTCAACACAGTGGCATCTGGAGATCTAGG AGAATCTACATTTGGGAAAATGTCCTATTTGCAGCCCTTGGACACACGGCAATACCTGTATTGCCTGAAGCCCAAGCCTGAGTTTGCTGAGAAGGCTGGCATTATAAAAGGTGTGACGGTGATTGGCAAGCTCGACATTGTGTGGAAGACCAATctaggagagagggggaggctGCAGACCAGCCAGCTGCAAAGAATG GCTCCTGGGTACGGAGATATCAGGCTGTCGTTGGAGATGATTCCTGATACTGTGAACCTTGAAGAACCGTTTGACATCATCTGTAAAATAACCAACTGCAG tgagAGAACCATGGACCTGGTGCTGGAGATGTGCAACACAAGGTCGGTCCACTGGTGCGGTGTGTCAGGGAGACAGCTGGGCAAAGTCAGTCCTAGTGCCTTCCTCACGCTGCCACTCAAACTCCTGTCGTCCGTCCAGGGTTTGCAG AGTATTTCTGGATTAAGGCTCACAGACACATTTCTGAAGAGGACTTATGAATATGACGACATTGCTCAAGTCTGTGTTGTCTGCCCATATATGGGCAACGAGTGCTAG